Part of the Anopheles gambiae chromosome 3, idAnoGambNW_F1_1, whole genome shotgun sequence genome is shown below.
TTTAGCACGCACTGTATAGTCAAGAGCACGGCCGCGAAACATTTCCGTGACGTTTCGTACAGTATGCAGCCTTCGTGTCAGATGCAGAATAGCAACTTCCGCTTGTTGACATTTGCcctgtctctttcttttcgTCCCTGTCCGATTGAGGAAAGTGCACACATTTTGTGCCAGCTCTTTTAATCTGAAAAATATCGGATAATATTTACCTATAATGGTTAGTTTCGTGTGCAATGTGTAAATAATGTTCCAGCAGACGTGCGCAATATCAAATCAACGCCATGCGATGCACATTTTCCTCGctattgtgttgtgttgatgCGGCGGTTCAATTCATGCCAGGGCGCTGCTAGCTGATCGGTCCGGTAGCTATGTGTAGCAGCTAGCCCCCCGTCCTATCGTTAGTGGCGCCGGTCTTGTTTGCGTGGATAGACTGTGGTGTTGTGCAGTGCTGGAATCATATTTTGAGTTGCTTTTGTATCGTTCAACCATGCTGACGAAGGCAATATCTCTCCTCGTTTTAGGCCAAGCGTACCAGGAAAGTTGGAATCGTCGGTAAATACGGTACCCGATATGGTGCTTCGCTGCGTAAGATGGTGAAGAAGATGGAAATCACCCAGCACGCCAAGTACACCTGCACGTTCTGCGGCAAGGTAAGGGAATGGCAAGCGCATATGTTGCGCACGTTACCATAAAAAATTGTGCTAAAtccttttttctctatttGTAGGATGCCATGAAGCGGTCCTGCGTCGGAATCTGGTCGTGCAAGCGATGCAATCGCGTCGTTGCTGGCGGTGCCTGGGTGTACTCGACTACCGCAGCCGCCTCGGTGCGATCAG
Proteins encoded:
- the LOC1279331 gene encoding large ribosomal subunit protein eL43; protein product: MAKRTRKVGIVGKYGTRYGASLRKMVKKMEITQHAKYTCTFCGKDAMKRSCVGIWSCKRCNRVVAGGAWVYSTTAAASVRSAVRRLREM